ATTCGACATGGTCTAATTGTCTATGGGAAACTTCAGATATACTTGGTGGTGATTCACTATTCTTAAATGGGGTGTTGTATGTGGATCACTTATGGGGGCATTACCTTCTGGCACTCGATGCACCTGACACATGCACACAATTGCTCAATCATAGGATCCTTCAGCTGCCTGGATTTCCAAATGGACCAGAACAGAGGTTTTATTGCTTTGATGGCTGTCTTGGCCAGTCATCTGGGGTCTTATGCTACGCACAACAAGAATTGGATGGCTGCATCATCCGAATTTGGAGTTTGGAAGGATCTGATAGGTGGGTGGTGAAGCATCGTCTAAATATGAACAACGTATTTGGGAGGGACATAATGCTCCGTGCTAACAATGAAGGATTATGGTAttttgattatgaaatcctggCATTTGACTTGGAGAGAGAGCTAGTTTTCGTTGCTGACACGATTGCTGATAATAAGATCATCTCATATAGCATCAGTACTGGAAAGGGCTCGCAGATTCTAAACATTCCAAGGTTCGTTGACCTATATCGAAGTCGACTCTACGTGCCTTACTATGGCAAGTTTCCAGCTTCTGTGCTTCAAGGAGCTCAAGACAAATGTTAGATTATTTACCCTATGAATGCTGTAATCTCTAGTTATCTTTTGTGCACTAGCTATACCAAACGGCTGTTATGCATGTACCGGATTGTTGGCTTGGTTATGTGTTATGTTAATCTAATTGGCACTTGTCATTTCTCCTGTCAAGTCCGGTCTTGCTTATGCTAGCCTAATTTAGAAAAACTGCAGAGCATGATGTTATGAAGCTTTCTATACAAGGGCGTGTGAGGCAGTGTGAGCTTTCTATACAATGGCTGGGAGAACTCTTGTAATCCTGCCATGCTTCAGTCTCTTGACATAGCAGCTAGCGATCATATATTAGATTGATTTACTAAGAGATAATGTTTCAGCCATAGCAAAGTCGAGTAGGATCCGCCTCACCGAGACTGCGGAGGTTTGAGCAGCTAGCGTTCATTGCCGACGAGTTCTTGAGGTACATCCAGTTCCAGTTCGGAGGCCGTCCGAGGAGTTTGGCCATGGTATCCTCCTTCAAAGTTCCCACGGAGCCCCTGCTTGCAGGCAAGGATGCCCTCCTCATGCAGTCATGCTTCATCCATTCGCTGGTGGCATCGCCGGTGACGGCAGCGTGGACGAAGAACATACTGACAATTTAACCACTGATCCATCATCAGAGCTATTCCACTGATCCATCGTCTATGCCAACGTGAAGGATCTCCACGCTACATTCGTGTAACAAGAATTTCACCAACGAGGGAAGTGCTGCCACCAGCGGCAAGCCGATCAGTCAAGTTGATGCAATGTATTTCATCTTGCTTCTTAAACTGATCAATCATGAGGCACAGTTGCAGATAACACGCTGCCACACATATTCGTCTGTGGTATCACTCCCCACACGATAATGCTCATTGAGATGAATGACCTCCTAATCTCAAACCTGAAGTTTCTCCCGCTCTGTTTTGAATCTATGCCGGGGCTCAAAATTAATCCTCTTAAAGTAAGGCCATCCTTTTGTGTTTTATACCCTGGATGTGCGCAAGATTGCTAACAAGTTCGTAACAAGGGATCCTTCCTTTTACACACCTCGATTTTCTGTTTTGGATAAAATTTACTCGGTGAGATAGGTTGGGCCGTTGGGGTGCCATGGAAACAAAGCATAGTTTAAATAACGGGACCGGTGATGCCGCCGGTTTAGGTTTTTACCGGCCGGACCGCCGGTTCATTCGCTGTGTTTTTAAACcataaaaatatgtaaaaatatgtCAAACATACTGATTTCTTTATGGGAAAGGCTTTGCTTCATGCGGTGGATATCATGCGGACGTCCGTCGCCTCGTCCGTGCAACGCGTGTCCTGCCTGGGCTCATCTAACATTTTCTCTTACAGTTTTGCAACTGAGCGCTTGTTGCGGTTTGCCTACCGCAACAACTCGTATGTTGCAGGATCTGAATCTGGCTCCTTCATGGGCAGTCGCCTCCCGTGTTCTTCACAAGTTCCCGTTCTACATGACATTCTACCTCTAATTTGTGCAACATCATCTATGTTGCAAAAGTCCTTCCGCAACATCATCTGTGTTGCAAAAAAAGAAGACAAAAAAATCTGCAACATAATCTCTTTTGAATATTTCTGCAACATGAGCTCTGTTGCAAACGGTTCTGCAACACCGACTTTGTTGCAATAATGAGGACGGGGTTAGGTCATTGGATTGATCAGATCTAACGACTGCTGAGGTGGTGGATCTTATCAGATTATCCACCGGCGGACGCGTAGCGCTTTCTTTATCCTTTGACTTTTTTGAGGCATCTTTATCCTTTGACTTTTTTGAGGCATCTTTATCCTTTGACAGCTAAGTTGGATGGGGACTTGGTTGTTTCCTAGTGCCCAAGGATCAATCCCCGGCGGCTGCAACTAATTTTCTTTCGGTTCAATCGGTTTGAGCCAAAAAAAACAGCCGGTTCAATCGGTTTTATTTTTCTTTCGGTTCAACCGGTTTTTTGTGTCCAACCGGTGGTCCGGTCTGTCTTTTTAAACTATGCACACAAGTTCTTCTTGAGTAAGGAAAACGATAAATCTACATATAGGACGGTCAAATGGAAACCTATCCGTAAGCTTAAAAATGTGAGAGGCTTAGGGGTCGTTGAGACTTCGGTCACTTTTAGGGGGAGTTTTTTTATTGTACAGGGTGGAGACGCGCTGAAATTTTTTTTTTAAGTTAAAAAAATCAACGCGTCTCCACCAAGTACCATAAAAAAACTCCCCCTAAAAGTGGTTTTACGCAGTCCATATTATTTGGGGAAGGTTCACTAGTGAGGTATTTAGGTAGATCCCATAAACTTCTTCCCCTAAAATCAGTTTTCCCCATATTTCTCCTTAAACTAGCATACAAATGGCATATGCATTTCTATTCTATCAACCTAAAAATTCAAATAATGTTATTTCAGAATCACAATTTATGAAATTTTATTTGAAATACAAATTCGAAACATTTTCTTCCTCCCCACGAGCTACCCTGTGTGACTAGAGTTTTTCCACCTTCCGTCGGTGCCACAGCCTCCTATGGCCTTAAGGCCATGGA
This window of the Triticum aestivum cultivar Chinese Spring chromosome 5D, IWGSC CS RefSeq v2.1, whole genome shotgun sequence genome carries:
- the LOC123125867 gene encoding F-box protein At5g49610, yielding MATTILPDDLVVEILSRLPLKSFCRFRCVCKSWLAFSSDPHYRKKLPRTPSGLLYQKNEHGNAIHFVGLPSGDRDIDTTLSFVPCYEHPLELKGCSNGLLMCYHGGTGSKEISDAIVCNPATQEWMALPNTEPGPAVSYADLKLCFDPLWSQHFYVFQFETTPNGGYDTEVKVFFSEDSTWSNCLWETSDILGGDSLFLNGVLYVDHLWGHYLLALDAPDTCTQLLNHRILQLPGFPNGPEQRFYCFDGCLGQSSGVLCYAQQELDGCIIRIWSLEGSDRWVVKHRLNMNNVFGRDIMLRANNEGLWYFDYEILAFDLERELVFVADTIADNKIISYSISTGKGSQILNIPRFVDLYRSRLYVPYYGKFPASVLQGAQDKC